The following coding sequences are from one Plasmodium knowlesi strain H genome assembly, chromosome: 9 window:
- a CDS encoding 60S acidic ribosomal protein P1, putative — protein MAAIPVSELAECEKQELLCTYAALILHEENMSITSENIVKLIKKSNNTVLPYLPMLFEKALKGKDIEGLLSNLSVGGGAPAASAQAAADKPSDDKKEAKKEEKVEEEEEEDDLGFSLFG, from the exons atggcaGCAATTCCAGTGTCAGAATTAGCAGAATGCGAAAAGCAGGAGCTTTTATGTACCTACGCTGCGCTGATATTACATGAAGAGAATATGAGCATAACGAGTGAAAATATTGTAAAGCttataaaaaaatccaaCAACACAGTGTTGCCGTACTTACCAATGCTTTTCGAAAAAGCCCTAAAGGGAAAGGATATtga GGGTCTACTAAGCAATTTGAGCGTTGGCGGAGGTGCCCCTGCTGCATCTGCACAGGCCGCAGCTGATAAGCCAAGTGACGATAAGAAGGAAgctaagaaggaagaaaaagtagaagaggaagaagaagaagatgactTAGGATTTTCATTATTCGGTTAG